One Maylandia zebra isolate NMK-2024a unplaced genomic scaffold, Mzebra_GT3a scaffold02, whole genome shotgun sequence DNA window includes the following coding sequences:
- the LOC101475945 gene encoding protein NLRC3 isoform X1, whose protein sequence is MSVLQGNMAEFQGSSSMSMNSDKLGDYPPVFSRELGPSGKKHQQHKHRPQFPGSSSVSMNSDMSRDYPPVFSHEPGPSGTQRKQHKHQAEFPGSSSVSMNSDKSREYPPVFSHEPGPPITQEKKMNFFVEKPVSCCVWCQDVLKDSSTDFCPQCGVKSGTRTFQQTANTDLEKVFDVLKVTLRTRYEHVIERTDKTGIGALLRLIYTELYITEEQSEAVHFQHEVRQVESACKKTLCETPISSKDIFKTLPDQQRPIRVVLTYGVAGIGKTFLVQKFTLDWAEGLENQHISAVVLLSFRELNLVRDEQYSLLELIHVFYPTLQSVTAEKLTVCNLLFIFDGLDESRLLLDFTNRKLVSDVTQKSTISELLTNLIEGNLLPSALIWITSRPAAVSQIPPKCVDRMTEVRGFTDSQKQEYFRRRFRNKELSSRIVSHLKTSRSLYIMCGIPVYCWITATVLEHMLTTEERAELPKTLTDMYSHFLMVQIKKNHKYHTRKEMRRIELSSADREVLLKLGRLAFEHLQKKNILFYQEDLEQCGLDVTEASVYSGVCTEIFKRESVIFQKPVYCFVHLSIQEFLAAVYMFHCYTNRKTKVLQDFLSEDISSLEDFLGRVMEESLVLENNHLELFVRFLHGLALKSNQIILGGLLGQTENSPETIQRVINNLKELRTDDKCPERCLNIFHCLMEMKYLSLHQEIQEFLKSQNKSKKELSGIECTALAYMLLMSENFYDELDLKEYKTSKEGRRRLLPAVMNCRKARLHDVYIYGQRGGAVASALTSDRSHLRELHLISVTVLEPADELFACLGHPNCRLETLSFENVTLSENSCAALLIALKSNPPYLKRLDLIGCNLEGAGMKQLYDYLESPHCKLQFKRVTSV, encoded by the exons ATGAGTGTTTTGCAGGGGAACATGGCAGAGTTTCAAGGATCCAGCTCTATGTCCATGAACAGTGACAAATTAGGAGATTATCCTCCAGTCTTCAGTCGTGAACTTGGACCATCAGGCAAAAA ACatcaacaacacaaacacagaccacAGTTTCCAGGATCCAGCTCTGTGTCCATGAACAGTGACATGTCCAGAGATTATCCTCCAGTCTTCAGTCATGAACCTGGACCTTCAGGCACACA AcgtaaacaacacaaacaccaaGCAGAGTTTCCAGGATCCAGCTCTGTGTCCATGAACAGTGACAAGTCCAGAGAATATCCTCCAGTCTTCAGTCATGAACCTGGACCCCCAATCACACA AGAGAAGAAGATGAATTTCTTTGTGGAGAAGCCAGTGTCATGTTGTGTGTGGTGTCAGGATGTCCTGAAGGATTCATCTACAGACTTCTGTCCCCAATGTGGAGTCAAGTCTGGAACCAGAACTTTTCAGCAGACAGCCA ATACTGATCTAGAAAAAGTTTTTGATGTATTAAAGGTCACTCTGAGGACACGATATGAACATGTGATTGAACGAACTGATAAAACAGGAATTGGAGCCCTCCTCAGATTGatctacactgagctctacatcacagaggagCAGAGTGAAGCTGTACACTTccaacatgaggtgaggcagGTGGAGAGCGCTTGTAAGAAGACCCTCTGTGAAACACCAATCAGCAGCAAGGACATCTTTAAAACCTTACCTGACCAACAAAGAcccatcagagtggttctgacATATGGCGTTGCTGGCATTGGAAAAACCTTCTTGgtgcagaagttcactctggactgggcagagggctTAGAAAACCAACACATCAGTGCggtggttctgctttcattcagggagctgaacTTGGTCAGAGATGAGCAGTACAGTCTCCTGGAGCTGATCCATGTTTTCTATCCAACATTAcagagcgtcacagcagagaagctcaCTGTGTGTaatcttttgttcatctttgatggcctcgatgaaagcagacttttgttggatttcacTAACAGGAAGCTTgtgtctgatgtcacacagaagtcaaccatcagtgagctgctgacaaaTCTCATTGAGGGAAATCTGCTTCCATCTGCTCTCATCTGGATAACTTCCCGACCTGCAGCAGTCAGTCAGATTCCTCCTAAATGTGTTGACAGGATGACAGAAGTTCGAGGTTTTACTGACTCCCAGAAgcaggagtacttcaggagaaGATTCAGAAATAAAGAGCTGTCAAGCAGAATCGTCTCTCACTTGAAAACATCCAGGAGCCTTTACATTATGTGTGGAATCCCAGTTtactgctggatcactgctacagttctggagcacatgttgactacagaggagagagcagagctgcccaagaccctgactgacatgtactcacacttcctgATGGTTCAGataaagaaaaatcacaagTACCATACGAGGAAAGAGATGAGACGAATAGAGCTCAGCAGTGCTGACAGGGAGGTTCTTCTGAAGCTGGGCAGGCTAGCATTTGAACATCTGCAGAAAAAGAACATCCTGTTCTACCAAGAAGACTtggagcagtgtggtctggatgtcacagaggcctcggtgtactcaggagtttgtacagagatcttcaaaagagagtctgtgatcttccagaaaccagtttactgctttgttcatctgagcattcaggagtttctggctgcagtCTACATGTTCCACTGTTACACCAACAGGAAGACAAAGGTGCTGCAGGACTTCCTGAGTGAGGACATCTCATCTCTGGAAGATTTTCTGGGCAGAGTCATGGAGGAATCCTTGGTTCTTGAGAATAACCACCTGGAACTGTTTGTTCGTTTCCTCCATGGCCTCGCTCTGAAGTCCAATCAAATAATTTTAGGAGGtctgctgggtcagacagagaacAGTCCAGAAACCATCCAGAGAgtcatcaacaacctgaaggagctTAGAACTGATGACAAGTGTCCTGAAAGATGCCTAAACAttttccactgtctgatggAAATGAAGTACCTCTCACTACATCAAGAGATCCAAGAGTTCCTGAAGTCACAGAACAAATCAAAGAAGGAACTCTCTGGAATTGAGTGCACAGCTCTTGCATATATGCTGTTGATGTCAGAAAATTTTTATGATGAGTTGGATCTGAAAGAATACAAAACATCAAAGGAAGGACGACGGAGACTGCTTCCAGCTGTGATGAATTGCAGAAAGGCCCG acttcatgatgtttaTATTTATGGGCAACGGGGTGGAGctgtggcctcagctctgacgTCAGACcgctcccatctgagagagctgcacCTGATTTCAGTCACTGTGCTGGAGCCAGCAGATGAACTTTTTGCTTGTCTGGGGCATCCAAACTGTAGACTGGAGACACTCAG CTTTGAGAACGTCACTTTGTCAGAGAACAGCTGTGCTGCTCTGCTCATTgctctgaagtccaaccccccCTATCTGAAACGTCTGGATCTAATAGGATGCAACCTGGAGGGCGCAGGGATGAAACAACTGTATGATTACCTGGAGAGTCCACACTGTAAACTACAGTTTAAAAG AGTGACTTCAGTTTAG
- the LOC101475945 gene encoding protein NLRC3 isoform X2 — MSVLQGNMAEFQGSSSMSMNSDKLGDYPPVFSRELGPSGKKHQQHKHRPQFPGSSSVSMNSDMSRDYPPVFSHEPGPSGTQRKQHKHQAEFPGSSSVSMNSDKSREYPPVFSHEPGPPITQEKKMNFFVEKPVSCCVWCQDVLKDSSTDFCPQCGVKSGTRTFQQTANTDLEKVFDVLKVTLRTRYEHVIERTDKTGIGALLRLIYTELYITEEQSEAVHFQHEVRQVESACKKTLCETPISSKDIFKTLPDQQRPIRVVLTYGVAGIGKTFLVQKFTLDWAEGLENQHISAVVLLSFRELNLVRDEQYSLLELIHVFYPTLQSVTAEKLTVCNLLFIFDGLDESRLLLDFTNRKLVSDVTQKSTISELLTNLIEGNLLPSALIWITSRPAAVSQIPPKCVDRMTEVRGFTDSQKQEYFRRRFRNKELSSRIVSHLKTSRSLYIMCGIPVYCWITATVLEHMLTTEERAELPKTLTDMYSHFLMVQIKKNHKYHTRKEMRRIELSSADREVLLKLGRLAFEHLQKKNILFYQEDLEQCGLDVTEASVYSGVCTEIFKRESVIFQKPVYCFVHLSIQEFLAAVYMFHCYTNRKTKVLQDFLSEDISSLEDFLGRVMEESLVLENNHLELFVRFLHGLALKSNQIILGGLLGQTENSPETIQRVINNLKELRTDDKCPERCLNIFHCLMEMKYLSLHQEIQEFLKSQNKSKKELSGIECTALAYMLLMSENFYDELDLKEYKTSKEGRRRLLPAVMNCRKARFENVTLSENSCAALLIALKSNPPYLKRLDLIGCNLEGAGMKQLYDYLESPHCKLQFKRVTSV; from the exons ATGAGTGTTTTGCAGGGGAACATGGCAGAGTTTCAAGGATCCAGCTCTATGTCCATGAACAGTGACAAATTAGGAGATTATCCTCCAGTCTTCAGTCGTGAACTTGGACCATCAGGCAAAAA ACatcaacaacacaaacacagaccacAGTTTCCAGGATCCAGCTCTGTGTCCATGAACAGTGACATGTCCAGAGATTATCCTCCAGTCTTCAGTCATGAACCTGGACCTTCAGGCACACA AcgtaaacaacacaaacaccaaGCAGAGTTTCCAGGATCCAGCTCTGTGTCCATGAACAGTGACAAGTCCAGAGAATATCCTCCAGTCTTCAGTCATGAACCTGGACCCCCAATCACACA AGAGAAGAAGATGAATTTCTTTGTGGAGAAGCCAGTGTCATGTTGTGTGTGGTGTCAGGATGTCCTGAAGGATTCATCTACAGACTTCTGTCCCCAATGTGGAGTCAAGTCTGGAACCAGAACTTTTCAGCAGACAGCCA ATACTGATCTAGAAAAAGTTTTTGATGTATTAAAGGTCACTCTGAGGACACGATATGAACATGTGATTGAACGAACTGATAAAACAGGAATTGGAGCCCTCCTCAGATTGatctacactgagctctacatcacagaggagCAGAGTGAAGCTGTACACTTccaacatgaggtgaggcagGTGGAGAGCGCTTGTAAGAAGACCCTCTGTGAAACACCAATCAGCAGCAAGGACATCTTTAAAACCTTACCTGACCAACAAAGAcccatcagagtggttctgacATATGGCGTTGCTGGCATTGGAAAAACCTTCTTGgtgcagaagttcactctggactgggcagagggctTAGAAAACCAACACATCAGTGCggtggttctgctttcattcagggagctgaacTTGGTCAGAGATGAGCAGTACAGTCTCCTGGAGCTGATCCATGTTTTCTATCCAACATTAcagagcgtcacagcagagaagctcaCTGTGTGTaatcttttgttcatctttgatggcctcgatgaaagcagacttttgttggatttcacTAACAGGAAGCTTgtgtctgatgtcacacagaagtcaaccatcagtgagctgctgacaaaTCTCATTGAGGGAAATCTGCTTCCATCTGCTCTCATCTGGATAACTTCCCGACCTGCAGCAGTCAGTCAGATTCCTCCTAAATGTGTTGACAGGATGACAGAAGTTCGAGGTTTTACTGACTCCCAGAAgcaggagtacttcaggagaaGATTCAGAAATAAAGAGCTGTCAAGCAGAATCGTCTCTCACTTGAAAACATCCAGGAGCCTTTACATTATGTGTGGAATCCCAGTTtactgctggatcactgctacagttctggagcacatgttgactacagaggagagagcagagctgcccaagaccctgactgacatgtactcacacttcctgATGGTTCAGataaagaaaaatcacaagTACCATACGAGGAAAGAGATGAGACGAATAGAGCTCAGCAGTGCTGACAGGGAGGTTCTTCTGAAGCTGGGCAGGCTAGCATTTGAACATCTGCAGAAAAAGAACATCCTGTTCTACCAAGAAGACTtggagcagtgtggtctggatgtcacagaggcctcggtgtactcaggagtttgtacagagatcttcaaaagagagtctgtgatcttccagaaaccagtttactgctttgttcatctgagcattcaggagtttctggctgcagtCTACATGTTCCACTGTTACACCAACAGGAAGACAAAGGTGCTGCAGGACTTCCTGAGTGAGGACATCTCATCTCTGGAAGATTTTCTGGGCAGAGTCATGGAGGAATCCTTGGTTCTTGAGAATAACCACCTGGAACTGTTTGTTCGTTTCCTCCATGGCCTCGCTCTGAAGTCCAATCAAATAATTTTAGGAGGtctgctgggtcagacagagaacAGTCCAGAAACCATCCAGAGAgtcatcaacaacctgaaggagctTAGAACTGATGACAAGTGTCCTGAAAGATGCCTAAACAttttccactgtctgatggAAATGAAGTACCTCTCACTACATCAAGAGATCCAAGAGTTCCTGAAGTCACAGAACAAATCAAAGAAGGAACTCTCTGGAATTGAGTGCACAGCTCTTGCATATATGCTGTTGATGTCAGAAAATTTTTATGATGAGTTGGATCTGAAAGAATACAAAACATCAAAGGAAGGACGACGGAGACTGCTTCCAGCTGTGATGAATTGCAGAAAGGCCCG CTTTGAGAACGTCACTTTGTCAGAGAACAGCTGTGCTGCTCTGCTCATTgctctgaagtccaaccccccCTATCTGAAACGTCTGGATCTAATAGGATGCAACCTGGAGGGCGCAGGGATGAAACAACTGTATGATTACCTGGAGAGTCCACACTGTAAACTACAGTTTAAAAG AGTGACTTCAGTTTAG